A stretch of Salarias fasciatus chromosome 23, fSalaFa1.1, whole genome shotgun sequence DNA encodes these proteins:
- the LOC115382230 gene encoding uncharacterized protein LOC115382230 yields MFPELAQMPNIRQIRQRQGERKTRLGAPEAMAGAMEEVHAGRLTIRQAAAHGVPKSSLSDRISGRVASDCKQGQMPLLSTIDENALVEYCLYSASYGFPLTKPQVLAHALAIYNQRHREAPKVALGQTWWINFRERHHQRLTTRTPDIIDRGRAAHAKRGPIEEYFRLLQATIDEHGLREEPQQIYNCDETGFQLDSVRRKVIVPRGTKHAYRQAPGTRDHITVLACFNATGEDVPPFIIYKGGYPGGAYNREGIPNALYGKSQAGYIDGELFYKWFTTHFLLHATKERPLLLVMDGHQSH; encoded by the exons ATGTTTCCAGAGCTTGCTCAG ATGCCAAACATTCGCCAGATCAGGCAGAGACAGGGGGAGAGGAAGACTCGTCTTGGGGCTCCGGAAGCCATGGCCGGAGCTATGGAGGAGGTGCACGCAGGCAGGCTCACCATCAGGCAGGCAGCAGCACATGGGGTCCCTAAGTCCAGCCTGAGTGACCGAATCAGTGGAAGGGTGGCATCTGACTGCAAACAAGGTCAGATGCCACTTCTCAGTACCATCGATGAGAACGCCCTGGTAGAGTACTGTCTGTACTCTGCCAGCTACGGGTTTCCACTGACGAAGCCTCAG GTCCTGGCCCACGCTCTGGCCATCTACAATCAACGCCACCGAGAGGCTCCAAAGGTGGCACTTGGTCAGACGTGGTGGATTAACTTCAGAGAGCGACACCATCAGCGCCTCACCACCCGGACCCCAGACATTATTGACCGTGGGAGGGCTGCCCATGCTAAGAGGGGGCCCATCGAGGAATATTTCAGACTGCTCCAAGCAACCATCGACGAGCATGGGCTGAGGGAGGAGCCGCAGCAAATATACAACTGTGACGAGACAGGTTTCCAGCTTGACAGTGTGAGGCGAAAAGTCATCGTGCCTCGGGGGACCAAACATGCGTACAGGCAGGCCCCTGGCACAAGAGACCACATCACCGTCCTGGCCTGTTTTAATGCGACTGGTGAGGATGTCCCCCCCTTCATCATTTACAAAGGAGGATATCCAGGGGGGGCATACAACAGGGAGGGCATCCCCAATGCTCTCTATGGGAAGTCCCAGGCAGGGTACATTGATGGAGAGCTATTTTATAAGTGGTTTACCACTCATTTTCTCCTCCACGCCACCAAGGAGCGTCCGCTGCTCCTCGTCATGGATGGCCACCAGTCCCACTAA